CGAATCCGTGTCACTCGGCTTTCACGAAAGCCAGTCCCGCCTGTGGGAAAATTGTGTCGGCCGGTCCCGTGCGTTCTGGCACTGTTTCTACCCGCTGCTGCAGCAGACGTTCCCGCAACAGTTGGCCGACGTGCCTCTCGACCGGTTCTATGCGGCCATCAACCGGGCCACGCCCTCGCTGATCCGCGTCGAAGCCGACGAATTGACCTATAACTTGCACATCATGGTACGCGTCGAAATCGAGCAGGCTCTTATTGAGGGACGAGCAGAACCGGATGAGCTGCCCGGCCTCTGGAACGAGAAAATGCAGTCGTATTTGGGTATTGTGCCGGAACGGGATGCCGAGGGGGTTCTGCAGGATGTGCATTGGTCGATGGGTGCCTTCGGATATTTCCCGACGTACACCTTGGGCAACCTGTATTCGGTACAATTCTTCGAACAAGCCGCACTCGAACTCCCGCAGATGGAGGAGGAGATGAGGGCAGGTCACCTCATGCCGCTTCGGCGATGGCTCGAGCAAAAAATCCACCGCTGGGGACGGATGTTCACACCCGACCATCTGGCCCGACGGGTAACGGGTAGCGGAGTGAACCCCGAGCCGTTTCTCCGTTACCTCGAAACGAAATACGGGGAATTATACCGCCTTTGATCTAGGGGACGGACTCTCGCCACACTCCATGAATCCACTGCCCTCCAGCCTCTCACTCTGAAGCCTTCCTTTCAATCAACTCAATCAATGATGGCGACCGTTTAGGTATCGCTCTAGGGCCACAACAGGGCCCTTTAGCTCTACTCGACCAATCGTCGTTCATGGTAGTTCTCCAACCCACATGAATTAGGAATTCCTCTTAGTTTGTTACCCTGCTCCAGGGGATGAATCGGCTGAGCACGTGGGATTAGGAATCGAAAGACAAGTCCTCGAAGGTTTCCGCCGGCCCGAATGGGATCCGGCAATACGAGGTCTTGAGCGTCGATGTCCGAATCAGTGGCCGCCACGACTAGACGACATACAGGAGCCCATCGAGTGTTCTCTCCGCGTACGACCCAGACATTGACGGCCCCCCATGACGACGCCGACTCGAGGGCGGATCGGCCCATTTCCCCTGCTCGGCCGGGAACGCACCGAGTTGTGTTCCGGGGTGCTCCATGAGCGGAACGCTGACCGTGGGTGCATGCCAAGACCTACCCCCGGCGAAGGCCGATGTCCGGATTCTGCTCGCGGATGACCACGCCTTACTCCGTCGCGGTCTGCGAGAGTTCCTGCGGGACTTCCTCGTTGAGGACGGATTGACGCCCGACATTGTCGAAACAACCTCTGCCCGGCACGCAATCGATCACATTCGCGCAGGCACCTGGGATTTAGTCATTCTGGACTTGAATCTCCCCGATATGCCGGGTCTCGAAGTCCTGCGAATTCTCAAATCGTTGCGGCCGGCCCTGCCCGTCCTGGTGGTCAGCATTTATGCCGAAGAACATTACTCGGCTCGTGCGATTCGAGCCGGCGCAATCGGATACCTGACAAAAGAGCGGGGCCCACAGGAGCTTCGACTGGCGGTCTCACGCATTCTTCAGGGTGGACACTACCTGCCGTCTCCCGAAACCGAACACAGCCTGGACGAGGGACCGCACCGGAATGGTCCCTCCACCGACACCCTCCCGGCAACCCTCTCGGATCGCGAGATCGAAGTACTGCAGTGGATCGCACAGGGACGGCGCCTGACGGAAATCGCGGAGCATCTCAATTTGAGCATCAAAACGGTGAGCACCTACCGTTCCCGGCTCTTGATCAAATTAGGCATGAGAACCACGGCAGAATTGATCCGCTACGCCCTGGACCAGCAGTTGGTCTGACACTGAATGATGATCGAGTTGATCGACCCGCTCCAGCACTATGCTCCAAACGGACGGGCACCTGTGATCGGTCTACACAGACTCCCACGGCCGCCGGTCAGTACACCCTGCACCCTCTCATCGGAGGACTATGGCCAATATTCTGATCATCAATGCCGACGCGAATCTGAAGCGGCTTATGAAGCTGGCCTTACCGGGCATGGAACATTTTGTTCAACACAGCGCGACCCTGCAGACCGCCTGCGCTCAGTCCACATCGTCCAAGCTCGACCTGGTGATCAGTCGATTCGTCGCGGACGACGATCAAGGACCGGAAGACTTGATGGAACTTCGCAACACCTTCCCCAGCGCTCGCTTGATCGTTACAGCTGCGCTGCACGATCCCGCCTTGGAAGGCGAGAAATTTCAGCGCGTCGTCCACGAACTCCAGATCGAGTATTGTTTGCTGGAACCGATTGAGACCGGTACCCTGCTCCATACGATCCAGTCGGCACTCGCCCTTCCGAAACGGCCCTAGATCGACCGGTTTTCGTCGGTCTCCCGCCACCCCACCATCCCACCGGTGCCGCACAATGTCAGCGCCGACGACCCGGCGGCCGAGGGCTTCCGGTTCAATATCCCATGGCCGTATTGAGCTTCGCCAACCGGCTTGGAGGCAGAAGAAACTCTGCCGACGTTTCAATGCGGGCAGGAACCAGCAGCGTGGTGTGGAACACGATATCGCGGATGGGAATCTTGAAATCGGGTTGCTGCGGGGTGCTGAGTTCGACTGTTTCGACGGACTGCGTAATGGCAGTGACATCCTGCGGCCCGTAGGTGGTGATCACCGCCTGCATCAGGTCACGAATTTTTTCATTGGTTTCGTTTCCCTCGATGCCGTTCATCAGCAGAGGAAGGACCTCGTCGCGAACCTGGTCCGACGGGCTGAAGTTCTCGACCCGTTCCTTGCGTCGAAGGGACGTCAAGTCATTGTCCAGATCGCGGCTGAAGGCGCCATAGGCAAACCGGACGAACTCGAAATGAAACCCCTTCATCCCCTTTCCAAACATCTGCAGTTCGCACAGAAAACAGAGCTGCTGCAGCTTGACGTCACTCAACAAGCCATAGGGCTCGGCCAGCGATAAGGCATACAGCAGTAGCACTCGATCGATCGTCATTTCGTGAGATTTGCGCACCTATTGAATCTCCTCTGAATCGTCCATAACCGGCAGGACTATAAACAGGCAGGTTTCGGTTCGTCAATTGATGATCGTACCGGCCGGATCCCCTCTTGACCCGCCGAGGCACTTTCGTCTTTAATGGGCGTCTTTCATGCCGGTTCAC
This sequence is a window from Nitrospira sp.. Protein-coding genes within it:
- a CDS encoding response regulator transcription factor; protein product: MSGTLTVGACQDLPPAKADVRILLADDHALLRRGLREFLRDFLVEDGLTPDIVETTSARHAIDHIRAGTWDLVILDLNLPDMPGLEVLRILKSLRPALPVLVVSIYAEEHYSARAIRAGAIGYLTKERGPQELRLAVSRILQGGHYLPSPETEHSLDEGPHRNGPSTDTLPATLSDREIEVLQWIAQGRRLTEIAEHLNLSIKTVSTYRSRLLIKLGMRTTAELIRYALDQQLV